In the genome of Meles meles chromosome 4, mMelMel3.1 paternal haplotype, whole genome shotgun sequence, one region contains:
- the LOC123940951 gene encoding elongation factor 1-alpha 1-like, translating into MDSTEPPYSQKRYEEIVKEVSTYIKKIGYNPDTVAFVPISGWNGDNMLEPSANMPWFEGWKVTRKDGNASGTTLLEALDCILPPTRPTDKPLRLPLQDVYKIGGIGTVPVGRVETGVLKPGMVVTFAPVNVTTEVKSVEMHHEALSEALPGDNVGFNVKNVSVKDVRRGNVAGDSKNDPPMEAAGFTAQVIILNHPGQISAGYAPVLDCHTAHIACKFAELKEKIDRRSGKKLEDGPKFLKSGDAAIVDMVPGKPMCVESFSDYPPLGRFAVRDMRQTVAVGVIKAVDKKAAGAGKVTKSAQKAQKAK; encoded by the coding sequence AtggattccactgagccaccctacagCCAGAAGAGATACGAGGAAATCGTTAAGGAAGTCagcacctacattaagaaaattggCTACAACCCTGACACAGTAGCATTTGTGCCAATTTCTGGTTGGAATGGTGACAACATGCTGGAGCCAAGTGCTAACATGCCTTGGTTCGAGGGATGGAAAGTCACCCGTAAAGATGGGAATGCCAGTGGAACCACACTGCTTGAAGCCCTGGATTGCATTCTGCCACCAACTCGTCCAACTGACAAGCCCTTGCGTCTGCCTCTCCAGGACGTCTACAAAATTGGTGGTATTGGTACTGTTCCTGTGGGTCGAGTGGAGACTGGTGTTCTTAAACCTGGCATGGTGGTCACCTTTGCTCCAGTCAATGTTACAACTGAAGTCAAGTCTGTTGAAATGCACCATGAAGCTTTGAGTGAGGCTCTTCCTGGGGACAATGTGGGCTTCAATGTCAAGAACGTATCTGTCAAAGATGTTCGTCGTGGCAATGTGGCTGGTGACAGCAAAAATGACCCCCCAATGGAAGCAGCTGGCTTCACAGCTCAGGTGATTATTCTCAACCATCCAGGCCAAATTAGTGCTGGATATGCACCTGTGCTGGATTGTCACACAGCTCACATTGCTTGTAAGTttgctgagctgaaggagaagatagatcgtcgttctggaaaaaagctggaagatggtCCCAAGTTCTTGAAATCTGGTGATGCTGCCATTGTTGATATGGTTCCTGGCAAGCCTATGTGTGTTGAGAGCTTCTCTGACTATCCTCCTCTGGGCCGTTTTGCTGTTCGTGACATGAGACAGACGGTTGCTGTGGGTGTCATCAAAGCAGTggacaagaaggcagctggagctggcaaggtcaccaagtctgcccagaaagctcagaaggcTAAATGA